A genomic stretch from Larus michahellis chromosome 7, bLarMic1.1, whole genome shotgun sequence includes:
- the SLC13A2 gene encoding solute carrier family 13 member 2: MAGFLQMTLAFRKYLIVVLVPILFLPLPLAIPTKEAQCGYVIIVMALFWCTEALPLAVTALFPVLLFPLMNIMDSTTVCREYLKDTNMLFIGGLLMAIAIESWELHKRVALRVLLITGVRPALLLMGFMIVTAFLSMWISNTATTAMMVPIAQAVLEQLHKSEMESSAAGHAYEINKAFELQEEPTKSGISEETEEKDEWVMGNSHVLTVEEDRKRNENLLEEKHKNFSKGMSLCICYSASIGGIATLTGTTPNLVLQGQVDELFPDNGNIINFASWFSFAFPTMIVLLVLTWIWLQILYLGFNFQKNFGCARDASAKAKEQRAYDTIKEESRKLGSMKFAEIAVLILFILLVLLWFTRDPGFIPGWATVLFNKNDTSYVTDATVAIFISVLLFIIPSDIPTRDRERTGSKSKIPTPPALLDWKIVHQKMPWNIVFLLGGGFALAKGSEESGLSAWLGTKLTPLQQIPHPAIALLLCLLIATFTECTSNVATTTLFLPILASMAEAICLNPLYVMLPCTLSASLAFMLPVATPPNAIVFSYGQLRVIDMAKAGFILNILGVLTITLAINTWASSLFQLETFPSWANRSGTCP; encoded by the exons ATGGCTGGCTTCCTCCAGATGACACTGGCCTTCAGGAAATACCTGATCGTCGTGCTCGTACCCATTCTGTTCCTTCCTCTGCCCCTGGCCATCCCTACCAAG GAGGCCCAATGCGGTTACGTTATCATCGTGATGGCATTGTTCTGGTGCACGGAAGCCCTGCCGTTGGCGGTCACAGCTCTCTTTCCTGTCCTGCTCTTCCCACTCATGAATATCATGGATTCAACCACA GTCTGCCGGGAGTACCTGAAGGACACCAACATGCTTTTTATCGGGGGACTGCTGATGGCCATTGCTATTGAGAGCTGGGAGCTACACAAGCGCGTTGCTCTGCGGGTCTTGCTTATCACTGGTGTCAGACCAGCCCT GCTTCTCATGGGTTTCATGATCGTGACCGCCTTCCTGTCCATGTGGATCAGCAACACCGCCACCACTGCCATGATGGTCCCGATAGCACAAGCCGTGTTGGAACAGTTGCACAAGTCCGAAATGGAGTCGAGCGCAGCCGGCCACGCATATGAGATCAATAAAGCCTTTGAACTGCAGGAAGAGCCAACTAAATCAGGTATCTCCGAAGAAACGGAGGAAAAAGATGAGTGGGTTATGG GTAACAGTCACGTCCTGACAGTCgaggaagacagaaagagaaatgaaaatctgCTGGAGGAGAAGCACAAGAATTTCTCCAAGGGAATGTCTCTCTGTATTTGTTACTCGGCCAGTATTGGAGGGATTGCAACTCTGACTGGGACCACACCAAACCTGGTACTGCAAGGACAAGTTGATGA GCTCTTTCCCGATAACGGCAATATCATCAACTTCGCCTCGTGGTTCTCCTTTGCCTTCCCCACCATGATCGTGTTACTGGTTTTGACGTGGATTTGGCTGCAGATACTGTACCTGGGCTTTAA ttttcagaagaattttggTTGTGCTAGAGATGCCTCGGCAAAGGCTAAGGAGCAACGGGCCTATGACACCATCaaggaagagagcaggaaatTGGGCTCAATGAAATTTGCGGAAATAGCGGTTTTGATCCTCTTCATACTCCTGGTATTGCTCTGGTTTACAAGAGACCCCGGTTTCATACCAGGCTGGGCAACGGTTCTTTTCAACAAAAATGATACAAG CTACGTCACTGATGCTACAGTTGCcatcttcatttcagttttgctgttCATCATCCCTTCCGACATTCCTACCCGTGACAGAGAACGAACAG GCAGCAAGTCAAAGATCCCAACACCTCCAGCTCTCTTGGACTGGAAAATAGTTCACCAGAAAATGCCGTGGAACATTGTGTTTCTGCTGGGAGGTGGCTTTGCCTTAGCCAAAGGCAGCGAG GAATCTGGTCTGTCTGCGTGGTTAGGTACCAAACTGACTCCTCTGCAACAAATCCCTCACCCAGCTATCGCTCTCCTGCTGTGCCTCCTCATCGCCACGTTCACGGAGTGCACCAGCAACGTGGCCACCACCACCCTCTTTCTCCCTATTCTGGCTTCAATG GCTGAAGCGATCTGCCTCAATCCCCTCTATGTCATGCTGCCCTGTACGCTTTCTGCATCGTTGGCGTTCATGCTCCCAGTGGCCACTCCTCCCAACGCCATTGTCTTCTCGTATGGACAGCTCAGGGTTATCGATATG GCCAAAGCTGGGTTCATACTCAACATCCTCGGAGTTCTGACGATAACTCTAGCCATCAACACCTGGGCCTCATCTTTGTTCCAACTGGAAACTTTCCCATCTTGGGCAAACAGGTCAGGTACCTGCCCGTAA
- the SLC46A1 gene encoding proton-coupled folate transporter yields the protein MAAPPPPPQPPAAAPPPPPARRCPSLPAVEPLLFLATLSLGLQGPLATQYLWDRLGAERGYSGPNATSPAGCGNGSAAAEPLRQEVEALVSHWNLCINLGGFFVGLFSVTLFGPWSDSVGRRPALVLPAVGMAVQAAVYLLVMYLQLHVAYFLLGRLLSGLLGDYNLILASCFAYVADISDKRARTFRVAILEACLGVAGMLASIGGGQWRKAQGYINPFWLVLAASLAAALYAAFCLQESVKQQKPAKLLTLSHYKAVYRLYTAPERLSSRRKLALYSLAFFLLVTVHFGTKDLFVLYELGSPLCWAPDLIGYGSAASYVAYLGSLGGLRLLQLCLEDTWVAEIGLISNISGLVVISLATTTPLMFTGYGILFLSMAATPVIRAKLSKLVSETEQGALFASVACVEGLCSLVATGVFNSLYPATLHFMRGFPFLFGAIILLIPAAIIGWIEIWDSNQNYSRFSEASLSPADG from the exons atggccgccccgccgccgccgccgcagccccctgccgccgccccgccgccgccccccgcccgtcGGTGCCCCTCGCTGCCCGCCGTCGAGCCGCTCCTCTTCCTGGCCACCTTATCCCTCGGGCTGCAGGGCCCGCTGGCCACCCAGTACCTCTGGGACCGGCTGGGGGCCGAGCGTGGCTACAGCGGCCCCAACGCCACTAGCCCCGCCGGCTGCGGGAacggcagcgccgccgccgagcccctgCGGCAG GAGGTGGAAGCACTGGTGTCCCACTGGAACCTCTGTATCAACCTGGGAGGCTTCTTCGTTGGGCTCTTCTCCGTGACGCTCTTCGGGCCATGGAGCGACAGCGTGGGCCGCCGGCCGGCACTCGTCCTGCCGGCGGTGGGTATGGCCGTGCAAGCGGCCGTCTATCTGCTCGTCATGTACCTGCAGCTGCACGTCGCCTACTTTCTCCTCGGCCGCCTCTTGAGTGGCCTCCTGGGAGACTACAACCTCATCCTGGCCAGCTGCTTCGCCTACGTGGCCGACATCAGCGACAAACGGGCACGGACGTTTCGCGTCGCCATCCTGGAGGCATGCCTCGGGGTGGCGGGCATGCTGGCCAGCATCGGCGGTGGCCAGTGGCGCAAGGCACAGGGGTACATCAACCCCTTTTGGCTGGTGCTTGCCGCCAGCCTTGCTGCCGCTCTCTACGCCGCCTTCTGTCTCCAGGAATCGGTGAAGCAGCAGAAACCAGCCAAGCTGTTGACGCTCAGTCATTACAAGGCCGTCTACAGGTTGTACACGGCCCCGGAACGCTTGAGCTCCAGGCGGAAGCTCGCCCTTTACTCCTTGgctttctttcttcttgtcaCGGTCCATTTTGGGACCAAGGACCTCTTTGTTTTGTACGAGCTGggctcccctctctgctgggcCCCGGACCTCATCGGGTACGGCTCGGCCGCCAGTTACGTGGCTTATCTGGGCAGCCTGGgagggctgcggctgctgcagctctgccttgaAGACACCTGGGTGGCAGAGATCGGGTTGATCTCCAATATTTCTGGACTGGTGGTGATTTCTCTTGCAACGACAACACCACTGATGTTTACAG GTTACGGGATCCTGTTCCTTTCCATGGCAGCCACTCCAGTCATCAGAGCCAAGCTCTCCAAGCTGGTCAGCGAGACGGAACAGG GTGCTCTCTTCGCTTCCGTTGCCTGTGTGGAAGGGCTGTGTTCGCTCGTGGCTACAGGAGTGTTCAACTCCCTCTACCCTGCCACCCTGCACTTCATGAGGGGGTTCCCATTTCTCTTCGGGGCCATAATTCTTCTTATTCCGGCGGCTATTATTGG GTGGATAGAAATCTGGGACTCAAACCAGAACTACAGCCGCTTCTCAGAAGcttccctgtcccctgcagaCGGCTGA